Genomic DNA from Haloplanus sp. HW8-1:
CGACGCTCCACTGTCGGCGGTCGACGGCGGGCGTCCGGATCCGGAGCATGGCCCACACGCCGACGTTGATCCAGGCGAACGGGTAGACGACGTACCGGGGTTCGGTGATGACGACGTCGGTGACGGCGAGGTAGGCGGTGACGAGGGCGAGTTCGGCCGCGACGACCAGGAGCCACCAGCGGACGGCGGCCATCTCGGACGCGAGCAGCCGGCGAACCCGCGAGAGGGGTCCGTAGGCGCCGCTCACGCGTCGATCACCCGCGGATCGGTGTCGGGTGCGTCCATATCCGGCCTCGGGGGCGAAGGAATATGGAAATGTCGACTTCGCCGACGGTCACACGAGCGCCGCCACCAGTTCCCGGCCCTCCTCGAGGATGGCGTCCACCCGGTCGCGGCTCTCGGCCTCGGCGTAGACCCGCATCTTGGGTTCGGTCCCGCTCGGGCGCACGAGCAGCCAGGAGCCGTCCGCACACAGGAGTTTGAATCCGTCGAGGGTGACGACGTCCTCGACGGGTCGCCCGGCGACGGCGTCGGGGATGGCGTCGCCGAGGGCGTCGATGACGGCCGCCTTCCGGTCGTCCGGGCAGTCGACGCTCACCTTGTCGGCGACGACGTCGCCGTGGGTGTCGAGTAGTCGATCGACCCGGTCGTCGAGCGGATCGGTGGCCGCGACGTCCGCCGCGAGCAACGCCATCAACACGCCGTCCTTCTCGGGGACGTGGCCGCGGATGGAGAAGCCGCCGGACTCCTCGCCGCCGATCAGGGCGTCGTGTTCCACCATGGCCTCGGCGACCCACTTGAACCCGACCGCCGTCTCGATCACCTCCTCGCCGTGGGCGGCCGCGATCCGGTCGATCAGGAAGGTCGTCGAGACGGTGCGGACCGCGGGCCCCGAATCGGCGGCGAGAAGCGCGTCGTAGATGGCGGCGAAAAAGCGGTTCTCGTCGAGAAAGCCCCGCTCGGGCGTGACGACCGCGAGGCGGTCGGCGTCGCCGTCGTTCGCGATCCCGAGGTCGGCGTCGCCCTCGACCACGAGGTCGACGAGGCCCTCAAGATGCTCTGCGCTCGGTTCGGGGGGGATGCCGCCGAAGGAGGTGTCCCGCTCACAGCGGCGGCGGATCACGGTCGCCCCCGCGGATTCGAGGAGGGCGTCCGTCACGCCACGGCCGCTGCCGTGCATCGCGTCGTACGCGACCGTCAGCCCCGACAGGTCGGCGTCGAGCAGTTCGCGGGCGTGGGCGGCGTGGGCGTCGACGAGCGGCGCGCGCTCGACCGATCCCCGCGGCCCCTCGGCCCGCGGGGCGGCGAGGCGGGCCTCGATGGCGTCGGTGACGTCGGGCAGCGCGGGGGCGCCGTCCCCGGGGATGAACTTCACGCCGTTGTACGCCGGGGGGTTGTGGGAGGCGGTGACCATCAGCGCCCCGGCGAGCCCCCGGTCCACGACCGACCACGCGATCACGGGGGTCGGACAGTCGCGCTCGGGGAGGACGGCGTCGAACCCGTTGGCGGTGAGTACGTCGGCCAGCGACTCGGCAAAGCCCTCGGAGGTCGCGCGGGCGTCGTACCCGACGGCGACCGGGGCGTCCGCTCCCTCGTCGTCGAGGTAGTCCGCGACTGCCTGGCCGACCACGCGCACCCGCTCGTCGGTGAAGGTGTCGAGGCGGGCGCGCCACCCGTCGGTGCCGAAGGAAATGGCGTCCATACGTTGCCCTCCGGCGGCGGTGGCAAAAAGGTGGGCGTCGCCCGAGCGGTGGACGAACGTCCACGCTCACGCCCCGGGCGGTCACTCGGCGTCCACGCCGGCGACCAGTCGCTCTTTGCCCTGCCGGGAGAGGGACTTGATCTCGTGTTCGCGGGACATCGCCGCCGACCGCGTGCCGTAGGACTCGACGTGAACGAGGTCCACCGGCGTCCGACCGCGGGTGTACTTCGCGCCCTCGCCGGCGTCGTGTTCGGCCACACGGCGCTCCACGTCGGTCGTGTAGCCCGTGTAGTACGTGCCGTCGGCACACTCGAGGACGTAGACGTAGTGCATGTCGTAGGCCACGCCGGCCGCGTGTATAAGCGCCGACGGTCGATCGTGGCCGTCGACGGCCGGGTGGGATGCGTGGAAGGTGGCTTCGCGTGGTGGTCGAACGTCGCTGCAGTGGTTACGCGTTTGGGGTGCGTTGTCTGGAGGCTTCGGCGATACCAGCGTTGGCCGAGCAGCTCGGACAAGCCAGGATCCGCCCACTCGCGTCGGCGAACACCCGCGCGAAGCGCTCCGAGACGTGTGACCCACAGTGATCGCAGCGTGCCATGATTGAACCGGCTACAGCGGGTGCCGGTAACTTGGGTTGGGCGCACACGCCTAAATGCTCACGCGCGCGCACGTGAAAATCATACGTGCGTCCAGGAATATTCGCGTCCGGTGTCGTGATGGGCTATTTTACGCCGATCCCCCGTCGCGGGCGGCGGCGACAGCCCGGGCGATCAGTCCCGCCTGCGCTCCCGCGGTGAAGCCGTCGTCGATGTTGACCGTCGAGAGGACGGTACAGGACTGGAGCGTGCTCGCTAGTGCCGACTCGCCCTCGCCACCGAAGCCGTAGCCCGTCGACACCGGTAGGCCGATCACCGGCGTGTCGACGAGGCCGGCGACCACCGTCGGGAGCGCCCCTTCGCGACCGGCGGCGACGACGGCCACGTCCGCTCCACGCAGCGTGTCGAGGTGGTCGACGATCCGACCCAGATGGGCGACGCCCACGTCGTCGACGCGGTCGACCGTCGCGCCGACGGCACGGACGAGCGTCGCTGCCTCCCCGGCGACTGCTGCGTCGGAGGTGCCCGCGGTGACGACGGCCACCGTCGCGTCGAGGGCCGGCGCCTCGAACCCCGGCGCCTCGACGACGAGCGTCCGGGCGCGTTCGTCGTGGTCGACGCTCGCCTCCGTCGGTAGGCCGTCCGTGATGGCCGCGACGTGGGCGTCGTCGGCACGGGTGACGATGACTCGTCCCGTCGTCTCCAGCGCGGCGTCGGCCATCGACGCCACCTCGTCTGGCGTCTTGCCGTCCGCGAGCACCGCCTCGGGGATCCCCCGGCGGCGCTCGCGGGCGGCGTCGAACCGGCCAGCGTCGGTCGTGGCGTACCCGGCGAGTCGGGCTTCCGCCTCGGCCGGCGACAACTCTCCCGCCGCCACCGCATCCAGAACCTCGCGCATACCCGCCGTCCGCCCGTGAGCTACTCGTAGGTGTCGGTTTCCGGCCCGAGTATTTATATAGTTGGGACGAAATGCGCGAGAACCGGTTCTGTGACGGTACGTGCGGCCGATTTGGGAAATCTTATTAATAAGGGTGGGTATGTACTGCTCGTATGGCAGACCTCATCGTCAAAGCCGCCGTCAAGGAAGCGCTCCAGGACAAAAACGTCGCTTCGGACTTCTACGATGCTCTCGACGAGGAAGTCGAGGAACTGCTCGCGGACGCCGCCCGGCGTGCCGAGCAGAACGACCGAAAGACCGTCCAGCCGCGCGACCTGTAAGTCGGTCCACCGCCCGACCGTTTCGGATTTTTTCGGATCTCCGCCGATCAGCGACGGGTTCGTCCGCCCGTCAGGGCGTCCGCACGCGAACGCCGTCAGCGTGGCCGACGTGTACTTCGTCGGCGAGGCCGACGAACAGGCCGTGTTCGACGACGCCCGGCACCGCCGCGAGGTCGGTCGCGAGCGCCGCGGGCGCGGTCACGGACCCGAAATCACAGTCGAAGACGAGGTTGCCGTTCTCGGTCACCACTGGTCCGTCCTTCCGCTCGGCGGCCCGGAGCGTCGGCTCCCCACCAAGGTCGCGGAGCGCCCGCCGGACGGTCACCCGGGCGTCCGGCAACACCTCGATCGGCACCGGTCGACCGAGGGTCCCTGCCTCCTTCGACGGATCGACGACGACGACGCACCGCTCCGCCGCCGCCGCAATGACCTTCTCGCGGGCGTGGGCGGCGCCACCGCCTTTGATCAGATCGAGGTCGTCGCTCACCTGATCGGCGCCGTCGATGGCGACGTCGATCCGCTCGACTCCGGCGAGGTCGACGTGTGGAATCCCGACCTCGCGGGCCAGGTCGCGGGAGGCGTAGGAGGTGGCGACGCCCCGTACGTCGAGACCGGCATCGGCCGCCCGACCCAGCGCCCGGATGGCGTGGGCCGCGGTGCTTCCCGTCCCGAGGCCGACGACGTCGCCGTCGGTCACCAGATCCGCGGCGTGTTCCCCCGCACGACGCTTCGCCGCGTCGGATCCACCCGGCGTCTTCATGCTCACGGCTGGGCGGGCATCGGGCAAAAACGCCGCGGTCCGAGACACGCGAGGGTGCCGGGCACGATCACGAACGCCGGCGAACGCCGTGCCGGCGGCCGTCCCCTGTGAACAAAGCCTTTACCGGCGCCGGCGCGTACCGGAGGACAATGGTACTCGACAATCTCGGGAGTTCCCTCCGCGGCACCCTCTCGAAACTCCAGGGGAAGTCCCGGCTCGACGAGGACGACGTCCAGGAGGTCGTCAAGGAGATCCAGCGCTCCTTGCTCCAGGCGGACGTCGACGTCACCCTCGTGATGGACCTCTCGGAGTCGATCGAGACGCGTGCACTGGAGGAGGACCCCCCCGGTGGAACGAGCGCGCGGGATCACGTCCTGAAGATCGTCTACGAGGAACTCGTCGACCTGATCGGCGAGTCGACCGACCTGCCGCTGGAGTCCCAGACGATCCTGCTCGCCGGCCTTCAGGGGTCCGGCAAGACGACCTCCGCGGCGAAGATGGCGTGGTGGTTTTCGAAGAAGGGACTCCGCCCGGCGGTCATCCAGACCGACACCTTCCGGCCCGGCGCCTACGATCAGGCCGAGCAGATGGCCGATCGCGCCGAGGTCGAGTTCTACGGTGACCCCGACGGCGACGATCCCGTGCAGATCGCCCGCGACGGACTGGAGGCGACCAGCGACGCCGACGTCCACATCGTCGACACGGCGGGTCGACACGCTCTCGAAGACGATCTGATCGCCGAAATCGAGGAGATCGAGTCGGCCGTCGACCCCGACCGCTCGCTACTGGTCCTCGACGCCGCCATCGGCCAGGGCGCGAAAGAGCAGGCCCGACAGTTCGGCGACTCCATCGGCATCGACGGCGTCGTCATCACGAAACTCGACGGCACCGCCAAGGGGGGCGGCGCCCTCACCGCCGTCAACGAGACGGACTCCTCCATCGCCTTCCTCGGCACCGGGGAGACGGTCCAAGACATCGAGCGCTTCGAGCCCAACGGCTTCATCTCCCGGCTGCTCGGGATGGGCGACCTCAAACAGCTCTCGGAGCGCGTCGAACGCGCGATGGCCGAGACGGGGACCGAAGAGGACGACTGGGACCCCGAGGACATCATGGAGGGGTCGTTCACGCTCAAGGACATGCAAAAACAGATGGAGGCGATGAACAACATGGGGCCGCTGGATCAGGTGATGGACATGATCCCCGGGATGGGCGGCGGGCTGATGGACCAGTTGCCCGACGACGCGATGGACGTGACCCAGGATCGGATGCGGACGTTCGACGTGGCGATGGACTCGATGACCGACGACGAACTGGAGAACCCACGGACCATCGGCCAGGAGCGCGTCGAACGCATCGCCCGCGGCGCCGGCGTCCCCGAGGAGTCCATCCGCGAACTCCTCGAACAGCACAAGATGATGGAGCGCACGATCAAGCAGTTCCAGGGGATGGGCGACGGCGACATGCAGCGGATGATGAAGAAACTCCAGCAGGGCGACGGCGGCGGCGGCATGGGTGGCATGGGCGGCATGGGTCCGTTCGGGTGACATCCTCCTCGCGGTAAACGGCGAGGCTTCCCCTGCATGGGGAATACCGGTCAGTCGTCGTCACCAGAACCTCCGGTTCTGGTTGGCTCACGAGACTGCGTCTCGTGAACGCTGGTAGAGGGTTCCGGCTCTTGGAACGCCGTGAGCGTCATCTGCGAGGGTGTCTCGCTCATCTCACGGTGTCGTTCGAGAGACGTACGTCTCTCGTGACCACGAGACGGCGAAGCCGTCTCGGTCGGAGCCGTGGCGGTGTCACAACCGCTCCCATCCCGAGGCGAGTCATCGCGTTCCGCCTTGTCAAGCGGGACGCTCTCTCCCCACGGGTCAACCCGTCGTGCGATATTCGCGGAAGCGTTGATGTCGGCCTGAAACGTCGAAACGTGACAGTCGTCGTGCGGACACCGGAACTCGGCTTGTGAATCCCGCCGACCGATGCGGTTGCACGAGTGGCACGTCTGTGAGGTGTACGCCGGATTCACGTACTCGACCGGGATGCCTGCGTCAGTCGCCTTGTCCTCGATGCGCCCTTGGAGTCGGGCGAACGCCCACGAGTGAAGCCGACGGTTCATGTACTTCCCGTAGTCGAGACGCTCACGGATGTACGTCAGATTCCCCATCACCAACACCGGGTTCTCAAACCGTTTGGCGTACTCGACGGCTTCCCGAGACGCCTTCTCCACGATGTCAGTGAGTGCGTTCTGGTAGTGCGAGAAGCGTTCTTCGATACGCCACTCCGAAGCGTCACGCTCTTGGAGGCGTTTCAGGGTTGTGTGCGTCTCTTTGCGGAGATGCTTCGCTCTGCTTCCGCTACACACGAACGGGTCAGTCGGAGAACCGTCCTTGAGGGCACAGCCCGTAACGAGGGCGGTTTCTCCGATGTCTAAGCCGATGTGCATGGCGTCACCGTCCGTCGCTGGTTCTTCGACCGGGTACTCGACGGTGACGTGCAGTACCCAGTTCTTCCGATGCTGTTGAAGCCGTATCTCGCCCGCCTTCGCGTCCTCCGATACCAGGTCGTGCCAGAGGTCTTCCTGTTCGGGGTTGATGCGGAGCGGTATCCAGAAGTTCGTTCCCCGACCGGGACGGGGAACCCACCACGTGAACTCGTAGTCGCGTTCCTCCGAGTGGTCGAACTTCGCGGCTTGGTTCGTGAGCCGTATCGGGTGTTCGTCGTCCAACTCTTTCGCGTTGTACGTCTTGCGGAGTTTCGGGACGTAGTTACAGAGGGCGGCTTTGGCCTGATACGGGAGGTCGTAGGGCGTCACGATGTCGCTCACCGCCGACATGGTACTCGCCCCGGAGTCGAACGCCGCTTGCAGACCGTCACGGTAGGTTTCGAGCAGGTCGTTGAGTTTCGACTGCTTGTGCGCGGTGGGGGGCGCGAACGTCGCCTGCAACGTTTTCGTGACGGTCGTGGACATCGCTACTGTTCCTCCACGTACTCCATGAGTACGTCGATGCTCACCTGCCCGGTGGTGGCGAGGAAGTACCCCGGTTGCCAGAACGCGCTGTCGAGCGCCTGTCGAACCTCGGGATTCTCGTCACGGATTTTGCGGGACGTGACGCCCTTGAGCGAGTTGATGAACTTGGTGAGGTCCGTGGTGGGCTTCGCCGTGAACAGGATGTGAACGTGGTCGGAACCGCCGTTGACGTTCTGGATGCTCACGCCGAAGTCCTCGGAGATGTCGCTGGCAATCTCACCGATGCGTTCGGCTATCTCGTCGGTGAGGATGTCCGCGCGGTACTTTGTGACGGTCACGAAGTGATATTG
This window encodes:
- a CDS encoding DUF7563 family protein, whose translation is MARCDHCGSHVSERFARVFADASGRILACPSCSANAGIAEASRQRTPNA
- the tnpA gene encoding IS200/IS605 family transposase, whose translation is MKYNLEKGSHTVYALQYHFVTVTKYRADILTDEIAERIGEIASDISEDFGVSIQNVNGGSDHVHILFTAKPTTDLTKFINSLKGVTSRKIRDENPEVRQALDSAFWQPGYFLATTGQVSIDVLMEYVEEQ
- a CDS encoding transposase, which gives rise to MSTTVTKTLQATFAPPTAHKQSKLNDLLETYRDGLQAAFDSGASTMSAVSDIVTPYDLPYQAKAALCNYVPKLRKTYNAKELDDEHPIRLTNQAAKFDHSEERDYEFTWWVPRPGRGTNFWIPLRINPEQEDLWHDLVSEDAKAGEIRLQQHRKNWVLHVTVEYPVEEPATDGDAMHIGLDIGETALVTGCALKDGSPTDPFVCSGSRAKHLRKETHTTLKRLQERDASEWRIEERFSHYQNALTDIVEKASREAVEYAKRFENPVLVMGNLTYIRERLDYGKYMNRRLHSWAFARLQGRIEDKATDAGIPVEYVNPAYTSQTCHSCNRIGRRDSQAEFRCPHDDCHVSTFQADINASANIARRVDPWGESVPLDKAERDDSPRDGSGCDTATAPTETASPSRGHERRTSLERHREMSETPSQMTLTAFQEPEPSTSVHETQSREPTRTGGSGDDD
- a CDS encoding GIY-YIG nuclease family protein, which gives rise to MHYVYVLECADGTYYTGYTTDVERRVAEHDAGEGAKYTRGRTPVDLVHVESYGTRSAAMSREHEIKSLSRQGKERLVAGVDAE
- the rpiA gene encoding ribose-5-phosphate isomerase RpiA, whose product is MKTPGGSDAAKRRAGEHAADLVTDGDVVGLGTGSTAAHAIRALGRAADAGLDVRGVATSYASRDLAREVGIPHVDLAGVERIDVAIDGADQVSDDLDLIKGGGAAHAREKVIAAAAERCVVVVDPSKEAGTLGRPVPIEVLPDARVTVRRALRDLGGEPTLRAAERKDGPVVTENGNLVFDCDFGSVTAPAALATDLAAVPGVVEHGLFVGLADEVHVGHADGVRVRTP
- a CDS encoding signal recognition particle protein Srp54 — encoded protein: MVLDNLGSSLRGTLSKLQGKSRLDEDDVQEVVKEIQRSLLQADVDVTLVMDLSESIETRALEEDPPGGTSARDHVLKIVYEELVDLIGESTDLPLESQTILLAGLQGSGKTTSAAKMAWWFSKKGLRPAVIQTDTFRPGAYDQAEQMADRAEVEFYGDPDGDDPVQIARDGLEATSDADVHIVDTAGRHALEDDLIAEIEEIESAVDPDRSLLVLDAAIGQGAKEQARQFGDSIGIDGVVITKLDGTAKGGGALTAVNETDSSIAFLGTGETVQDIERFEPNGFISRLLGMGDLKQLSERVERAMAETGTEEDDWDPEDIMEGSFTLKDMQKQMEAMNNMGPLDQVMDMIPGMGGGLMDQLPDDAMDVTQDRMRTFDVAMDSMTDDELENPRTIGQERVERIARGAGVPEESIRELLEQHKMMERTIKQFQGMGDGDMQRMMKKLQQGDGGGGMGGMGGMGPFG
- a CDS encoding phosphoglucomutase/phosphomannomutase family protein; the encoded protein is MDAISFGTDGWRARLDTFTDERVRVVGQAVADYLDDEGADAPVAVGYDARATSEGFAESLADVLTANGFDAVLPERDCPTPVIAWSVVDRGLAGALMVTASHNPPAYNGVKFIPGDGAPALPDVTDAIEARLAAPRAEGPRGSVERAPLVDAHAAHARELLDADLSGLTVAYDAMHGSGRGVTDALLESAGATVIRRRCERDTSFGGIPPEPSAEHLEGLVDLVVEGDADLGIANDGDADRLAVVTPERGFLDENRFFAAIYDALLAADSGPAVRTVSTTFLIDRIAAAHGEEVIETAVGFKWVAEAMVEHDALIGGEESGGFSIRGHVPEKDGVLMALLAADVAATDPLDDRVDRLLDTHGDVVADKVSVDCPDDRKAAVIDALGDAIPDAVAGRPVEDVVTLDGFKLLCADGSWLLVRPSGTEPKMRVYAEAESRDRVDAILEEGRELVAALV
- a CDS encoding DUF1931 family protein, which translates into the protein MADLIVKAAVKEALQDKNVASDFYDALDEEVEELLADAARRAEQNDRKTVQPRDL
- the larB gene encoding nickel pincer cofactor biosynthesis protein LarB; translation: MREVLDAVAAGELSPAEAEARLAGYATTDAGRFDAARERRRGIPEAVLADGKTPDEVASMADAALETTGRVIVTRADDAHVAAITDGLPTEASVDHDERARTLVVEAPGFEAPALDATVAVVTAGTSDAAVAGEAATLVRAVGATVDRVDDVGVAHLGRIVDHLDTLRGADVAVVAAGREGALPTVVAGLVDTPVIGLPVSTGYGFGGEGESALASTLQSCTVLSTVNIDDGFTAGAQAGLIARAVAAARDGGSA